A segment of the Xenorhabdus bovienii SS-2004 genome:
GATACACCACACATCTTTGGACTGGATAAAGGTAATTTGGATTGCATTATTTCCTGATGTGTTTTAACTGGATCAATAAATAACTTATTAATTTCATCCAGTTGCAGATCAGATAGATAGCCAGTATCAATACCCTGATAACTATCCGGAATTGTGGTGGTGGTAGGAAAAGAAAGTTTTTCGGGGTATAAACGCCCACTCCAGAATTCATCACCTTTCTCCAGAGGCCTTACATTATGAGGATCGACTAATTCAGAAACTTTGGCATTATGGGGAAATCTCAAACTGTTCTCTGCCGCAGGATAGTCATTTTCTACCATCCACTCGACAATATTATTCTGACGCTCCATCAAAACGATATCTTTGAAAAAAGTGGTCAACACGATAGGAATGACAATGCCACCAGCACGGCGATAATGTTCAATCACACCGAGCCGCAACCTTAATTGCTCATTGGTATCCAACGCACTGACTGAGACTCTGACTTCCGCTTTTGCAGCAACTAAACGTTGGATGATATCGTCAGGCATTTTTCTAAATGCTTTGGTGATAAATATCATCAATAATCCCGCCTCACGTGCCAATTCAGCCATTCTTGTAGAAACTGACCAGTTCCATGAAGGATCACTGTTCCACCCACACCTGACATACTTTTGTGAGTGAGGCAATGCATTAAGGTCGGTAACAAAAACGGTTTCATCCAATTGGTTATCGACCCGTTTACCAAAATCGATACCGTTTTCCCAACTGGATATAGCAGCGAAACACATTCCATAGCAGGCCATACTTTCCGGTAAACAACCTACTACCACATCGGTAGTTAAGCTATTAAATGGAAGACCACCTGCTATCCCTGCACGGATCAACATGGGTTTAGCTGGTTTAAGCTCATGACCCTTGGTGTATTCAGCATTACTTTGTCTGACGAGTCGTTTAATTCGATTTTCTTGTCCTTTCTCGATATACATCTCAAGCCTCCTTAATTTCCCGGCCAGGTATTTCGGATTGGTAGTGAACATCAGGATAGATCTTCAGTGCTTTAATAAATCTGTCGCCAGTAAAACATTCCCTGCGATGTAAAAGTTGACTGTTATCGTACAGCAGTAAATCCCCATCAACCCATTGATGTGAATAGATATTATCGGAGGATAATATTTTTTCTAAAATAGCTTGTTTAAGTGCTTCTGAATGCGGCAGTGGCTGATCGTTGTCGAGGAATTTGATGGCGTTTTCACTGATATATACATACTGCTTTTTTGTTTGCTTATTTTCGATTATCACTGGATGAGCAACAGTAATATGAGGAACATTATCATGTGAGACAGCTGGTTGGCGAGTTGACCACAATGTGTTTAGCGTGGAGATTTCATCAATGGAGTATCCCAGATGAGCGGCCGAAGTTGATGCAAAAGAGGTATTACCTCCCTGGCATTTTACAGACTCACCATAAAGTATGCTGACGGAGGCGGGATTGATTCGAAATTCTTGGTCTGAGTGCCAGAAGTCCGTATTGTTGCCAGAAAAACCCAATTTCTCTCCCTTTTCATCACATAGGTTTGTCAGATAAGCAATATGTTTTCGGTTATCGGTCAGGGAAATTTTCCGTGCAGGCTCTTCCAGTCTTCCATCTCCTACGCGCAGGGCAAAATTAACAAGCGCATCATCATCCATTTTCTGATTATTAAAAACCAGCAGACCATAAACAGATATACCCGTCGTCATTGAAGATGCTTGATTTTTCATTTGTATCAGATCATGATTGCGCCCATGAAAATTAATCTAACAGATGCCCAAAAAGACGCCCTCGAATTGATGCATGATACGACTCGCGATGGACGAGTACGTGACCGCATCAAGGCCGTGCTTTTGGCCTCAGAAGGCTGGACTGCCCAGATGATTGCTCAGGCTTTGCGGATCCATGAAAGTACGGTGAGCCGCCATCTGAAAGATTACTTCTCTGAGGAAAAACTCGCCCCTGAAAATGGGGGCTCTGAAAGCCGTTTGTCTGCCGAACAAACAACAGAATTAGTTGAGTATCTGATGGCAAATTTGATGCACACTACCGCACAAATTGTGGCCTATGTTCGGGCACGATGGCAGGTGACTTTCACTGTCGCAGGAATGACGAAATGGCTTCACCGTCAAGGTTTCAGCTACAAGAAGCCAATGGGTGCTCCGCATAAATTTGATGCGGATAAACAGCAACAGTTTATTGAAACCTACAACGCGCTGAAAGAAGAATGTGGCCAGAATGCGCCTATTTTATTTATTGATGCGGTTCACCCGACCCTGTCCACAAAATTAAGTTATGGCTGGATGAAGAGCGGGCGGAAGCACGTCAAAGTGGTTGAAACCACAGGTAGTCGTACTCGACTCAACATCATGGGTGCCCTTAATTTACAACGGATTGAAGAGACTATTGTTCGTGAATATCCGACGATTAACGCGAAAAATGTCGTCCTTTTTTTCGGCTCAATCCGGGAAACCTATCCACTTTCGCAAAAAATCCACATTATTCTGGATGGTGCGGGTTATCACCGTTCCGGAGTCGTCCAATTTTTTGC
Coding sequences within it:
- a CDS encoding IS630 family transposase, encoding MKINLTDAQKDALELMHDTTRDGRVRDRIKAVLLASEGWTAQMIAQALRIHESTVSRHLKDYFSEEKLAPENGGSESRLSAEQTTELVEYLMANLMHTTAQIVAYVRARWQVTFTVAGMTKWLHRQGFSYKKPMGAPHKFDADKQQQFIETYNALKEECGQNAPILFIDAVHPTLSTKLSYGWMKSGRKHVKVVETTGSRTRLNIMGALNLQRIEETIVREYPTINAKNVVLFFGSIRETYPLSQKIHIILDGAGYHRSGVVQFFAEVLNIELHYLPPYSPNLNPIERLWKYVNEQVRNNVYFPDTKTFRETLRHFFHVTLPEKAKELTTRLTDNFQILKPASSS
- a CDS encoding TauD/TfdA dioxygenase family protein, with protein sequence MKNQASSMTTGISVYGLLVFNNQKMDDDALVNFALRVGDGRLEEPARKISLTDNRKHIAYLTNLCDEKGEKLGFSGNNTDFWHSDQEFRINPASVSILYGESVKCQGGNTSFASTSAAHLGYSIDEISTLNTLWSTRQPAVSHDNVPHITVAHPVIIENKQTKKQYVYISENAIKFLDNDQPLPHSEALKQAILEKILSSDNIYSHQWVDGDLLLYDNSQLLHRRECFTGDRFIKALKIYPDVHYQSEIPGREIKEA